In one Watersipora subatra chromosome 6, tzWatSuba1.1, whole genome shotgun sequence genomic region, the following are encoded:
- the LOC137398546 gene encoding selenoprotein F-like, with product MSFTRIPNLSLVLFVLIAASGSVNSDLCADNGFLTESLSCSTCNSLKEAGLAALEDECKECCTKDEEDPADSSEPIKYPFAELLVCSUKLGRYPQVKAFVNDKAKVAKFPGLKVTYKRGSDPVILLQDSARKTVETLAIDKWNTDTVEEFFRERLES from the exons ATGTCGTTTACACGCATTCCAAACCTTTCTTTGGTGCTTTTTGTGTTAATT GCAGCTTCAGGAAGTGTGAACTCCGACCTTTGTGCTGATAATGGGTTCCTTACCGAATCTCTCTCATGTTCCACTTGTAACTCTTTAAAGGAAGCAG GCTTGGCAGCACTAGAAGATGAGTGTAAGGAATGCTGTACTAAGGATGAAGAAGATCCTGCAGACTCATCTGAACCT ATAAAGTATCCATTCGCAGAGCTGCTTGTCTGTAGCTGAAAATTGGGGAGATATCCACAGGTCAAAG CATTTGTCAATGATAAAGCAAAAGTAGCCAAATTTCCTGGACTGAAGGTAACATATAAAAGGGGCTCTGACCCAGTTATATTGCTGCAAGACTCAGCTAGGAAGACTGTAGAAACTCTTGCTATAGACAAATGGAACACTGACACTGTGGAGGAATTCTTCCGTGAACGACTCGAATCTTAA